The Kluyvera intermedia genome window below encodes:
- a CDS encoding YggT family protein: protein MKTLTFLLSTVIELYTMVLLLRVWMQWARCDFYNPFSQFVVKITQPVVGPLRRLIPPMGPLDSSSLLLAFVLCVLKAIVLFMVITFQPIIWISAVLILLKTVGLLIFWVLLLMAIMSWVSQGRSPVEFVLMQLAEPLLRPIRRLLPSMGGIDFSPMVLVLLLYVINIGIAELLQATGNVLLPGLWMAL, encoded by the coding sequence ATGAAGACGTTGACCTTCCTGCTCTCTACAGTCATTGAACTGTACACAATGGTGCTACTGCTGCGCGTCTGGATGCAGTGGGCGCGCTGTGATTTTTACAACCCATTCTCCCAGTTCGTGGTGAAAATTACTCAGCCGGTTGTGGGACCGCTGCGTCGTCTCATCCCGCCAATGGGGCCACTGGACAGCTCCTCGCTGTTGCTGGCTTTTGTGCTGTGTGTGCTAAAAGCCATCGTGCTGTTTATGGTTATCACCTTCCAGCCAATAATCTGGATTTCAGCTGTCCTGATTTTGCTGAAAACGGTTGGCCTGCTCATTTTCTGGGTGCTGCTGCTGATGGCTATCATGAGCTGGGTCAGCCAGGGTCGTAGCCCGGTTGAATTCGTGCTGATGCAATTGGCCGAGCCGCTGCTGCGTCCTATCCGTCGTCTGCTGCCGTCAATGGGGGGAATTGATTTCTCGCCAATGGTGCTGGTACTGCTGCTGTACGTAATTAATATCGGTATCGCTGAATTACTCCAGGCGACCGGTAACGTCCTGCTGCCGGGGCTGTGGATGGCACTATGA
- a CDS encoding YggS family pyridoxal phosphate-dependent enzyme — MNDIAHNLAQVRDKISAETTRCGRAREEVTLLAVSKTKPASAVEEAIAAGQTAFGENYVQEGVEKICHFREKGEKALQWHFIGPLQSNKSRLVAEHFDWCHTVDRLKIAVRLSEQRPAQMPPLNVLIQINISDEQSKSGIALEALGALASEIAALPNLCLRGLMAIPAPEHEYDRQFAVASQMAVAFAQLKTDYPTVDTLSLGMSDDMEAAIAAGSTMVRIGTAIFGARDYSKK, encoded by the coding sequence ATGAACGATATTGCGCATAACCTGGCACAGGTCAGGGATAAAATCTCAGCGGAAACAACACGTTGCGGCCGTGCTCGTGAAGAAGTCACCTTGCTTGCAGTCAGTAAAACTAAACCTGCGAGCGCCGTCGAAGAAGCGATTGCCGCAGGCCAGACCGCATTCGGTGAAAACTATGTCCAGGAAGGGGTTGAGAAAATCTGCCACTTCCGCGAGAAAGGCGAGAAGGCATTGCAATGGCACTTTATTGGCCCGTTGCAGTCCAACAAAAGTCGCCTCGTCGCCGAGCATTTTGACTGGTGTCATACCGTCGACAGGTTGAAAATTGCGGTTCGCTTAAGCGAGCAGCGCCCAGCACAGATGCCGCCGCTCAATGTGCTTATTCAAATCAACATCAGCGATGAACAGAGTAAATCAGGTATTGCGCTTGAAGCTCTTGGTGCGCTGGCGTCTGAAATTGCCGCACTGCCGAATCTCTGCCTGCGCGGGCTGATGGCCATCCCCGCACCGGAACACGAATATGACCGGCAATTTGCCGTCGCCAGCCAAATGGCGGTAGCATTTGCCCAACTCAAAACGGATTACCCAACCGTAGACACATTATCTCTGGGTATGTCTGATGATATGGAAGCCGCCATCGCGGCTGGTAGTACAATGGTACGCATCGGCACCGCGATTTTCGGTGCGCGTGATTACTCAAAAAAATAA
- a CDS encoding type IV pilus twitching motility protein PilT: MDIQEIVTLSVKHNVSDLHLCSGGMARWRRAGRLEKAPFCAPEPQVLLSDWLSDAQSQEWQQRRQLDFALTLDDCPRMRASAYACNGGISLVLRLLPTRCPTLEQLHTPVALAELLHEESGLILVTGATGSGKSTTLVAMVDYLNHHLAGHILTLEDPVEFLHASGHCLISQREVGQHAPSFAEALRVALRQDPDVILLGELRDSETIRLALTAAETGHLVLATLHTRGAAQAIERLVDVFPASEKEPVRSQLASSLCAVLAQKLQADGGGGRVALFELLVNTPAVGNLIREGKTHQLAGVMQTSLQSGMQTFSQSYQQRLKAGMLQKAEDKSFPLSPVV; the protein is encoded by the coding sequence ATGGATATACAAGAAATCGTGACGCTTAGTGTAAAGCATAATGTCTCCGATCTACACCTGTGTAGCGGCGGTATGGCTCGTTGGCGCAGGGCTGGAAGACTCGAAAAGGCGCCATTTTGTGCGCCGGAGCCGCAAGTGTTGTTGTCGGACTGGCTCAGTGATGCACAAAGCCAGGAGTGGCAGCAGCGCAGACAGCTCGATTTTGCGCTTACGCTGGATGACTGTCCGCGAATGCGCGCCAGCGCCTATGCTTGTAACGGCGGCATTTCGTTAGTACTTCGTCTATTACCAACCCGTTGCCCAACGCTTGAGCAACTGCATACGCCTGTGGCGCTAGCGGAACTGCTGCATGAGGAAAGTGGGTTGATTCTGGTTACCGGGGCGACGGGCAGCGGTAAATCAACCACGCTGGTCGCGATGGTTGACTATCTAAACCATCATCTCGCGGGTCATATTCTGACGCTGGAAGATCCGGTTGAGTTCTTGCATGCCAGTGGTCACTGTCTGATTTCACAACGTGAGGTCGGCCAACACGCGCCGTCGTTTGCTGAGGCGCTGCGGGTGGCTTTGCGTCAGGACCCGGACGTTATCTTGCTGGGCGAGTTGCGGGACAGTGAAACCATTCGATTGGCCTTAACCGCTGCGGAAACCGGGCATCTGGTACTGGCAACGTTACATACCCGTGGGGCGGCCCAGGCCATTGAACGTCTGGTTGATGTTTTCCCTGCCTCTGAGAAAGAACCGGTTCGTAGCCAGCTTGCCAGCAGCTTGTGCGCTGTGTTAGCACAAAAATTACAGGCAGATGGCGGCGGCGGACGCGTGGCCTTGTTCGAGCTGTTGGTGAATACGCCCGCCGTCGGCAATCTTATTCGTGAGGGGAAAACCCATCAACTTGCTGGTGTGATGCAGACCAGTCTCCAGTCAGGCATGCAGACCTTTAGCCAAAGCTATCAGCAGAGGCTTAAGGCTGGGATGCTGCAAAAGGCGGAAGATAAATCGTTTCCTCTCAGTCCAGTCGTCTGA
- the ruvX gene encoding Holliday junction resolvase RuvX has product MSGTLLAFDFGTRSIGVAIGQRITGTARPLTAIKAQDGTPDWNIIARLLKEWQPETVVVGLPLNMDGSEQPLTARARNFANKIHGRFGVAITLHDERLSTVEARAGLFEQGGFRALNKGSVDSASAVVILESFFEQGF; this is encoded by the coding sequence ATGAGTGGAACACTGCTGGCTTTTGATTTTGGTACCCGCAGCATTGGCGTTGCTATTGGCCAACGAATTACCGGCACCGCCCGTCCATTGACCGCGATAAAAGCCCAGGACGGTACACCGGACTGGAACATCATTGCCCGTCTGCTAAAAGAATGGCAGCCGGAGACAGTGGTGGTAGGCCTGCCGCTAAATATGGACGGCAGCGAGCAACCGCTCACCGCGCGCGCACGAAACTTTGCCAATAAAATTCACGGCCGTTTTGGTGTCGCCATTACGCTGCATGATGAACGTTTAAGCACCGTTGAGGCTCGCGCCGGTTTATTTGAGCAAGGTGGATTTCGTGCCTTGAATAAAGGCAGCGTTGACTCCGCGTCTGCGGTAGTGATTCTGGAAAGTTTTTTTGAGCAAGGCTTCTAG
- a CDS encoding YqgE/AlgH family protein has product MNLQHHFLIAMPSLQDPIFRRSVVYICEYNDDGAMGIIINKPLDNLQIEGILEKLKITPDPRDPAIRLDKPVMLGGPLAEDRGFIVHTPPASFSSSIRISDNTIVTTSRDVLETLGTERQPADVLVALGYASWEKGQLEQEILDNAWLTAPADLNILFKTPISDRWKDAAKLIGINILTMSGAAGHA; this is encoded by the coding sequence ATGAATTTACAGCATCATTTTCTCATTGCTATGCCATCCCTTCAGGATCCTATCTTCCGCCGTTCCGTGGTCTATATCTGCGAATATAACGACGACGGTGCGATGGGGATTATCATTAATAAACCGCTCGATAACCTACAGATTGAAGGCATTCTCGAAAAACTAAAGATCACGCCCGATCCGCGCGATCCTGCCATTCGTCTGGATAAACCGGTCATGCTGGGCGGACCGCTGGCTGAAGATCGTGGTTTCATCGTGCATACGCCACCAGCATCGTTTTCTTCAAGCATCCGTATCTCCGATAATACGATTGTGACAACTTCCCGTGATGTTCTGGAGACGCTGGGCACAGAACGCCAGCCCGCTGATGTCTTGGTCGCGCTGGGCTACGCCTCGTGGGAAAAAGGTCAGCTGGAGCAAGAGATCCTCGATAACGCCTGGCTTACCGCGCCAGCAGATTTAAATATCCTGTTTAAAACACCGATTAGCGACCGCTGGAAAGACGCAGCGAAACTGATTGGTATCAACATCCTGACCATGTCAGGCGCTGCGGGGCACGCATAA
- the gshB gene encoding glutathione synthase, translated as MIKLGIVMDPIASINIKKDTSFAMLLEAQRRGYELHYMEMNDLYLLNGESHARTRLLNVEQNYDKWYEFGSEQDIKLADLDVVLMRKDPPFDTEFIYATYILERAEEKGTLIVNKPQSLRDCNEKLFTAWFSDLTPETLVTRNKAQLKAFWEQHGDIIMKPLDGMGGASIFRVKEGDPNIGVIAETLTELGSRYCMAQNYLPAIKDGDKRVLVIDGEPVPYCLARIPQGGETRGNLAAGGRGEPRPLSESDWAIARKVGPTLKAKGLIFVGLDIIGDRLTEINVTSPTCVREIEAEYPISITGMLMDAIEKRLQK; from the coding sequence ATGATCAAGCTCGGCATCGTGATGGATCCCATCGCAAGCATCAACATCAAGAAAGACACCAGCTTCGCTATGCTGCTGGAAGCACAACGTCGCGGTTATGAACTCCATTATATGGAGATGAACGATCTGTATCTGCTAAACGGTGAATCGCACGCGCGTACGCGTCTGCTGAACGTTGAGCAGAACTACGATAAATGGTACGAGTTTGGCAGCGAGCAAGATATTAAACTGGCCGATCTCGACGTCGTTCTGATGCGTAAAGATCCACCGTTCGATACTGAATTCATCTACGCCACCTATATCCTTGAGCGCGCCGAAGAGAAAGGCACGCTTATCGTTAACAAACCGCAGAGCCTGCGTGACTGTAACGAGAAGCTGTTTACCGCCTGGTTCTCCGACCTGACGCCGGAAACTCTGGTGACGCGTAATAAAGCTCAGTTGAAAGCCTTCTGGGAACAACACGGCGACATCATCATGAAACCGCTTGATGGCATGGGCGGCGCATCCATCTTCCGTGTGAAGGAAGGCGATCCAAATATTGGCGTGATTGCCGAAACGCTGACCGAGCTGGGTAGCCGCTACTGCATGGCGCAGAACTACTTGCCTGCCATCAAAGACGGCGATAAGCGCGTGCTGGTGATTGACGGTGAGCCGGTGCCTTACTGCCTGGCGCGTATTCCACAGGGCGGCGAAACCCGTGGCAATCTGGCCGCTGGGGGTCGTGGTGAACCGCGTCCATTAAGTGAAAGCGACTGGGCTATCGCGCGTAAAGTCGGCCCGACGCTGAAAGCCAAAGGCCTTATCTTTGTCGGCCTCGATATTATCGGTGACCGCCTGACAGAAATTAACGTCACCAGTCCAACCTGCGTGCGTGAAATCGAAGCGGAATATCCGATTTCGATTACCGGCATGCTGATGGATGCGATTGAAAAACGTCTGCAAAAATAA
- the rsmE gene encoding 16S rRNA (uracil(1498)-N(3))-methyltransferase yields the protein MRIPRIYHPEPITVGTQIPLCDDAANHVGRVLRMGKGQEIQLFDGSNQVFDAVITDANKKNVMVEIQRGEPDNRESPVHIHLGQVMSRGDKMEFTIQKSIELGVSLITPLFSERCGVKLDAERLNKKLQQWQKIAIAACEQCGRNVVPEIRPAMDVEDWCAEQDDALKLNLHPRASASINTLPKPVERVRLLIGPEGGLSADEIAMTARYLFTDILLGPRVLRTETTALTAITALQVRFGDLG from the coding sequence ATGCGTATCCCCCGCATTTACCACCCGGAACCGATAACCGTCGGTACGCAGATCCCGCTGTGCGATGATGCCGCTAACCACGTTGGCCGCGTACTACGCATGGGCAAGGGCCAGGAAATTCAGCTGTTCGATGGCAGCAATCAGGTTTTTGACGCGGTCATCACCGACGCGAATAAGAAGAACGTAATGGTCGAGATCCAGCGTGGCGAGCCGGATAATCGCGAATCCCCGGTCCATATACACCTCGGCCAGGTGATGTCGCGGGGCGATAAAATGGAATTCACTATCCAGAAATCGATAGAACTGGGTGTAAGCCTCATTACGCCACTTTTTTCTGAGCGCTGCGGGGTTAAACTGGATGCCGAGCGTCTGAATAAGAAGCTTCAGCAGTGGCAGAAAATCGCCATTGCCGCCTGCGAGCAGTGTGGCCGTAACGTGGTGCCCGAAATTCGCCCGGCGATGGATGTTGAAGACTGGTGTGCCGAGCAAGATGATGCGCTTAAGCTCAACCTGCACCCGCGCGCCAGCGCCAGCATCAACACGCTGCCAAAGCCGGTTGAGCGCGTGCGTTTACTGATTGGCCCGGAAGGCGGCCTGTCAGCGGATGAAATTGCCATGACCGCACGTTACCTGTTTACTGATATTCTGTTGGGGCCTCGCGTTTTGCGCACAGAGACTACCGCACTCACCGCCATCACCGCACTGCAAGTGCGCTTTGGCGACCTGGGTTAA
- the endA gene encoding deoxyribonuclease I has protein sequence MYRKLSFAAAFLATALSGQALAEGIHSFSQAKTAGVKINNDVPGDFYCGCKINWQGKKGVIDLESCGYKVRKNENRASRVEWEHVVPAWQFGHQRQCWQDGGRKNCAKDPEYRKIESDMHNLQPAVGEVNGDRANFMYSQWNGGEGQYGQCGMKVDFKGKVAEPPARSRGAIARIYFYMRDRYNLNLSRQQTQLFNAWDKMYPVSEWECQRDQRIAKVQGNHNPYVLQACQAQKS, from the coding sequence ATGTACCGTAAATTGTCTTTTGCCGCCGCGTTTCTGGCGACGGCACTCTCGGGTCAGGCGTTGGCCGAAGGTATCCACAGTTTTTCTCAGGCCAAAACCGCCGGGGTAAAGATCAACAATGACGTCCCCGGTGACTTCTACTGCGGCTGTAAAATCAACTGGCAGGGCAAGAAAGGCGTCATCGATCTCGAATCGTGCGGCTATAAAGTGCGTAAAAATGAGAACCGTGCGAGTCGCGTTGAGTGGGAACATGTGGTTCCTGCCTGGCAGTTTGGTCATCAGCGTCAATGCTGGCAGGACGGTGGCAGAAAGAACTGCGCCAAAGACCCGGAATATCGCAAAATAGAAAGCGATATGCATAACCTGCAACCCGCCGTCGGTGAGGTTAACGGCGATCGAGCGAACTTTATGTACAGTCAGTGGAATGGCGGCGAGGGCCAATATGGTCAATGCGGCATGAAGGTGGATTTTAAAGGTAAAGTGGCCGAGCCACCGGCGCGCTCCCGCGGGGCTATCGCCCGTATCTACTTCTATATGCGCGACCGTTACAACCTGAACTTATCCCGCCAACAAACCCAGCTATTCAACGCGTGGGATAAAATGTATCCGGTCAGTGAGTGGGAGTGCCAGCGCGACCAGCGCATCGCCAAAGTTCAGGGCAATCATAATCCATATGTGCTGCAGGCTTGCCAGGCACAAAAGAGCTAA
- a CDS encoding SprT family zinc-dependent metalloprotease encodes MKTPRIPIAIQQNVMRSLREKLAQANLALGRNYPEPKLVYQQRGTSAGTAWLQQYEIRLNPVLLQENQQAFIDEVVPHELAHLLVWKHFGRVAPHGKEWKWMMENVLGVPARRTHQFELDSIRRQTYPYRCSCQLHQLTVRRHNRVLRGEATYRCVHCGEPLVAEM; translated from the coding sequence ATGAAAACCCCTCGAATTCCTATCGCCATCCAGCAAAACGTCATGCGCAGCCTGCGAGAAAAACTCGCCCAGGCTAACCTGGCACTGGGCCGGAACTATCCTGAACCTAAGCTGGTTTACCAACAGCGCGGCACTTCGGCTGGTACAGCCTGGCTGCAACAGTATGAAATTCGCCTGAATCCGGTACTGTTACAGGAAAACCAGCAGGCCTTTATTGATGAGGTAGTGCCGCACGAGTTGGCGCACCTACTGGTGTGGAAACACTTTGGTCGTGTCGCGCCGCACGGTAAAGAGTGGAAATGGATGATGGAGAACGTGCTTGGCGTTCCGGCACGTCGTACGCATCAATTCGAACTGGACTCCATTCGTCGTCAAACCTATCCCTACCGTTGCAGCTGCCAGCTGCACCAGCTCACCGTACGCCGCCATAATCGCGTACTGCGCGGCGAAGCCACCTACCGCTGCGTCCACTGCGGTGAGCCATTAGTTGCAGAAATGTAA
- a CDS encoding sugar porter family MFS transporter: protein MPNNKKQGRSNKTMTFFVCFLAALAGLLFGLDIGVIAGALPFITTDFQLSAHTQEWVVSSMMFGAAVGAVGSGWLSFRLGRRKSLMIGAILFVAGSLFSAAAPNVEVLLLSRVLLGLAVGVASYTAPLYLSEIAPEKIRGSMISMYQLMITIGILGAYLSDTAFSYTGAWRWMLGVIIIPAILLLVGVIFLPDSPRWFAAKRRFNDAERVLLRLRDTSAEAKRELDEIRESLKVKQSGWALFKENSNFRRAVFLGVLLQVMQQFTGMNVIMYYAPKIFELAGYTNTTEQMWGTVVVGLTNVLATFIAIGLVDRWGRKPTLILGFIVMAVGMGVLGTMMHVGIHSAAAQYTAVLMLLMFIVGFAMSAGPLIWVLCSEIQPLKGRDFGITCSTATNWIANMIVGATFLTMLNSLGSANTFWVYGGLNVLFIFLTLWLIPETKNVSLEHIERNLMQGRPLREIGARD, encoded by the coding sequence ATGCCTAACAATAAAAAACAGGGTCGCTCTAACAAGACAATGACCTTCTTTGTCTGTTTCTTAGCCGCTCTGGCCGGACTGCTGTTCGGCCTTGATATCGGCGTTATTGCCGGTGCTCTACCCTTCATTACGACCGATTTCCAGCTCAGTGCTCATACACAAGAGTGGGTTGTGAGTTCGATGATGTTTGGTGCCGCCGTTGGTGCCGTCGGCAGCGGTTGGCTCTCCTTCCGACTGGGACGCAGAAAAAGCCTGATGATCGGGGCGATTCTGTTCGTCGCCGGTTCTCTGTTCTCTGCCGCCGCACCGAACGTTGAAGTTCTGCTGCTCTCCCGCGTACTGTTAGGTTTGGCCGTTGGCGTCGCGTCCTACACCGCACCGCTATACCTGTCTGAAATCGCGCCGGAGAAAATCCGTGGCAGCATGATTTCCATGTATCAGTTGATGATCACCATCGGTATTCTCGGTGCCTACCTCTCCGATACCGCCTTCAGCTACACCGGCGCATGGCGCTGGATGCTGGGTGTTATCATCATCCCTGCAATTCTGCTGCTGGTTGGTGTTATCTTCCTACCAGATAGCCCACGTTGGTTTGCGGCAAAACGTCGCTTTAACGATGCTGAACGTGTTCTGTTGCGTCTGCGTGATACCAGCGCCGAAGCAAAACGTGAGCTGGATGAAATCCGTGAAAGTTTGAAGGTGAAACAAAGCGGCTGGGCGCTGTTTAAAGAAAATAGCAACTTCCGCCGTGCGGTTTTCCTCGGCGTACTGCTGCAGGTGATGCAACAGTTCACCGGCATGAACGTCATCATGTACTACGCGCCGAAGATTTTTGAACTGGCGGGTTACACCAATACTACCGAGCAGATGTGGGGCACCGTTGTCGTGGGTCTGACCAACGTGCTTGCCACCTTTATCGCCATCGGTCTGGTTGACCGTTGGGGTCGTAAGCCTACGCTGATTCTGGGCTTTATCGTGATGGCTGTGGGCATGGGCGTGCTGGGTACCATGATGCATGTCGGCATCCACTCTGCTGCGGCGCAGTACACTGCGGTTCTTATGCTGCTGATGTTTATCGTTGGCTTCGCCATGAGTGCCGGTCCGCTGATTTGGGTACTGTGCTCTGAAATCCAGCCTCTGAAAGGCCGTGATTTTGGTATCACCTGCTCAACGGCCACCAACTGGATTGCCAACATGATCGTCGGGGCAACCTTCCTGACCATGCTGAACTCACTGGGCAGCGCCAACACCTTCTGGGTGTACGGCGGCCTGAACGTGCTGTTCATCTTCCTGACTCTGTGGCTGATTCCAGAAACCAAAAACGTCTCTCTGGAACACATTGAACGTAACCTGATGCAGGGCCGTCCACTGCGCGAAATTGGCGCCCGCGACTAA
- the metK gene encoding methionine adenosyltransferase → MAKHLFTSESVSEGHPDKIADQISDAVLDAILEQDPKARVACETYVKTGMVLVGGEITTSAWVDIEEITRQTVREIGYVHSDMGFDANSCAVLSAIGKQSPDINQGVDRTDPLEQGAGDQGLMFGYATNETDVLMPAPITYAHRLVQRQAEVRKNGTLPWLRPDAKSQVTFQYDDGKIVGIDAVVLSTQHAESIDQKSLQEAVMEEIIKPVLPTEWLNTSTKFFINPTGRFVIGGPMGDCGLTGRKIIVDTYGGMARHGGGAFSGKDPSKVDRSAAYAARYVAKNIVAAGLADRCEIQVSYAIGVAEPTSIMVETFGTEKVPTEQLTLLVREFFDLRPYGLIQMLDLLHPIYKETAAYGHFGREHFPWEKTDKAAQLREAAGLK, encoded by the coding sequence ATGGCAAAACACCTTTTTACGTCCGAGTCTGTATCCGAAGGGCATCCTGACAAAATTGCGGACCAAATTTCTGACGCCGTGCTGGATGCGATCCTCGAACAGGATCCGAAAGCTCGCGTAGCGTGCGAAACCTACGTCAAAACCGGTATGGTGCTGGTCGGCGGTGAAATCACCACCAGCGCATGGGTTGATATCGAAGAGATCACCCGTCAGACCGTTCGCGAGATTGGCTATGTGCATTCGGATATGGGCTTTGATGCCAACTCCTGTGCAGTACTGAGCGCAATTGGTAAACAGTCTCCGGACATCAATCAGGGCGTTGACCGCACCGATCCGCTGGAACAGGGCGCGGGCGACCAGGGTCTGATGTTTGGTTATGCAACCAACGAAACCGACGTGCTGATGCCTGCGCCAATCACCTACGCCCACCGTCTGGTGCAGCGTCAGGCTGAAGTGCGTAAAAACGGCACCCTGCCGTGGCTGCGTCCGGATGCAAAAAGCCAGGTAACCTTCCAGTATGATGATGGCAAAATCGTGGGTATTGATGCGGTAGTCCTGTCCACTCAGCACGCAGAAAGCATCGACCAGAAATCACTGCAAGAAGCGGTGATGGAAGAGATCATCAAGCCCGTTCTGCCAACTGAATGGCTGAACACGTCGACCAAATTCTTCATCAACCCAACCGGTCGTTTCGTTATCGGTGGCCCAATGGGCGACTGCGGCCTGACCGGTCGTAAAATCATCGTGGATACCTACGGCGGCATGGCGCGTCACGGCGGCGGTGCATTCTCAGGTAAAGATCCATCAAAAGTTGACCGCTCTGCCGCATACGCTGCACGTTATGTCGCGAAAAACATCGTGGCTGCCGGTCTGGCTGACCGCTGTGAGATTCAGGTTTCCTACGCTATTGGCGTGGCAGAACCTACCTCTATCATGGTGGAAACCTTCGGTACCGAGAAAGTGCCAACTGAACAGCTGACCCTGCTGGTACGTGAGTTCTTCGACCTGCGTCCATACGGCCTGATTCAGATGCTCGACCTGCTGCACCCAATCTACAAAGAGACAGCAGCTTACGGTCACTTCGGTCGCGAACATTTCCCATGGGAAAAAACCGACAAAGCAGCACAGCTGCGCGAAGCGGCTGGCCTGAAATAA
- the yqgB gene encoding acid stress response protein YqgB: MNKKPVAQSVRQHVVLANQAAYGLLSQRYAAIVVNCFTLVINN; encoded by the coding sequence ATGAATAAGAAACCGGTCGCACAGTCGGTGCGCCAGCATGTTGTGCTGGCTAATCAGGCTGCTTATGGGTTGTTATCGCAACGTTACGCTGCGATAGTAGTTAACTGTTTTACACTTGTTATAAATAATTGA